In Chaetodon trifascialis isolate fChaTrf1 chromosome 4, fChaTrf1.hap1, whole genome shotgun sequence, one DNA window encodes the following:
- the sgta gene encoding small glutamine-rich tetratricopeptide repeat-containing protein alpha encodes MTDNKRLAFSIIQFLHDQLQSGNLSSGAQESLEVAVQCLETAFEVSTDDQSLAVPMTLPEIFASATAEVDTQHPAESQVDGDSPQISLSEEQRVEAETLKSEGNDQMKVENFSAAVEFYSKAIAINPQNAVYYCNRAAAYSKLGNYAGAVQDCEHAISIDPNYSKAYGRMGLALASLNKHTEAASYYKKALELDPDNDTYKTNLKIAEDKMETSSPTAGMGGVDLAGLLSNPGFMNMASSLMNNPQVQQLMSGMMSGAYGGMGGGAGGGGLGAAAAAAGGGGLGAGAGSAAAPGAAGAGDLSGLIQAGQQFAQQMQQQNPELIEQLRSQIRNRTPSAGNEEQP; translated from the exons ATGACAGACAACAAGCGTCTCGCCTTCTCCATCATCCAGTTCCTCCATGATCAGCTCCAGTCAGGGAATCTGAGCTCAGGCGCACAGGAGAGTCTGGAAG TCGCCGTTCAGTGTTTGGAGACGGCGTTTGAGGTTTCGACCGACGACCAGAGCCTCGCCGTCCCCATGACGTTACCGGAGATCTTCGCCTCAGCCACAGCCGAGGTGGACACACAG catccAGCTGAGTCACAGGTCGATGGTGACTCCCCCCAGATCTCTCTCAGTGAGGAACAGAGAGTCGAGGCCGAGACGCTGAAAAGTGAAG GAAACGACCAAATGAAAGTGGAGaacttctctgctgctgtagaGTTTTACTCAAAGGCCATCGCCATCAACCCTCAGAACGCCGTCTATTACTGCAACAG GGCGGCAGCGTACAGCAAACTGGGGAACTACGCCGGAGCCGTGCAGGACTGCGAGCACGCCATCAGCATCGACCCCAACTACAGCAAAGCCTACGGGAGGATGGG CTTGGCTCTGGCCAgcctcaacaaacacacagaagcagccaGTTACTACAAGAAGGCTCTGGAGCTTGACCCCGACAACGACACCTACAAGACCAACCTGAAGATCGCCGAGGACAAGATGGAGACCAGCAGTCCA acgGCAGGGATGGGCGGAGTCGACCTGGCTGGTCTCCTTAGCAACCCCGGCTTCATGAACATG gcgTCCTCTCTGATGAACAATCCTCAGGTTCAGCAGCT gaTGTCGGGGATGATGTCAGGAGCATATGGTGggatgggaggaggagcaggaggaggaggattaggagcagcagcagcagcagcaggaggaggaggattgggagcaggagcaggaagtgCGGCGGCCCCCGGAGCTGCTGGAGCCGGAGATTTATCAGGACTGATTCAGGC aggTCAGCAGTTTGCTcagcagatgcagcagcagaacccTGAACTCATCGAACAGCTGAGGAGTCAAATCCGCAACCGAACGCCCAGCGCTGGAAACGAGGAGCAGCCATGA
- the LOC139329756 gene encoding zinc transporter ZIP3-like: protein MDILVAKLLGLLGLFGLMLAGILVPVRLLLADYDKAHRYRRALSLCNSFGGGVFLATCFNALLPAVRDKVADVFQQLKISNDYPLAETMMMLGLFLTVFVEQTVLTFRKEKPSFIDLETFNAGGSEAGSDSEYDTPFISSARGSPGAGGRRSHGHQHGHFSPAELAGAGPLRLASLVLALSAHSVFEGLALGLQEDGAKLGSLFLGVAVHETLAAVALGVSVAKASLGMKDAAKLGVTVSLMIPLGMVVGMGIESAQTLAGAVVSVVLQGLAAGTFLFVTFFEILSRELDDKQDRLLKVLFLILGYATLAALVFIKW from the exons ATGGACATCCTGGTGGCCAAACTGCTCGGCCTGCTGGGATTGTTTGGCCTCATGCTGGCTGGCATACTGGTCCCAGTGCGCCTCCTGCTGGCTGACTACGACAAGGCGCACAGATACAGGAgggctctgtctctctgcaacTCGTTTGGAGGAGGCGTTTTCCTGGCAACATGCTTCAATGCTCTGCTGCCTGCAGTCAGGGACAAG GTGGCCGACGTGTTCCAGCAGCTGAAGATCAGCAACGACTATCCTCTGGCTGAGACCATGATGATGCTCGGCCTCTTCCTCACCGTCTTCGTCGAGCAGACTGTCCTCACCTTCAGGAAGGAGAAACCGTCCTTCATCGACCTCGAGACCTTCAACGCCGGCGGCTCCGAGGCCGGCAGCGACTCCGAGTATGACACGCCCTTCATCTCCTCGGCGCGGGGCTCGCCGGGCGCCGGTGGGCGGCGTTCCCACGGACACCAGCACGGACACTTCAGTCCCGCCGAGCTGGCGGGGGCGGGGCCTCTGCGGCTCGCCAGCCTGGTCCTTGCCCTGTCGGCTCACTCTGTGTTTGAGGGTCTGGCGCTCGGCCTGCAGGAGGACGGCGCCAAGCTGGGCAGCCTCTTCCTAGGCGTGGCCGTGCACGAGACGCTGGCCGCCGTGGCGCTCGGGGTGAGCGTGGCCAAGGCGTCGCTTGGCATGAAGGACGCCGCCAAGCTGGGCGTGACGGTCAGCCTGATGATCCCGCTGGGGATGGTGGTGGGCATGGGCATCGAGTCGGCTCAGACGCTGGCGGGCGCCGTGGTGTCGGTGGTGCTGCAGGGACTCGCCGCCGGAACCTTCCTGTTCGTCACCTTCTTTGAGATTCTGTCCCGAGAGCTGGACGACAAACAGGACCGGCTGCTCAAAGTGCTCTTCCTCATCCTCGGCTACGCGACGCTCGCCGCGCTTGTCTTCATCAAGTGGTGA